The Ictidomys tridecemlineatus isolate mIctTri1 chromosome 6, mIctTri1.hap1, whole genome shotgun sequence genome includes a region encoding these proteins:
- the Tns2 gene encoding tensin-2 isoform X3 yields the protein MKSSSPVERLLRALGRRDSSRATSRVGVPAGWAKPRKAEPHSFREKVFRKKAPVCAVCKVTIDGTGVSCRVCKVATHRKCESKVGIWFYLMVGVALEFLSPPQIDCSATLYPPSTPVISPLVTHSWMVTSSCQALPPAELRRNTAPVRRIEHLGSTKSLNHSRQRSTLPRSFSLDPLMERRWDLDLTYVTERILAAAFPARPDEQRHRGHLRELAHVLQSKHQDKYLLFNLSEKRHDLTRLNPKVQDFGWPELHAPPLDKLCSICKAMETWLSADPQHVVVLYCKGSKGKLGVIVSAYMHYSKISAGADQALATLTMRKFCEDKVATELQPSQRRYISYFSGLLSGSIRMNSSPLFLHYVLVPMLPAFEPSTGFQPFLKIYQSMQLVYTSGVYHIAGPGPQQLCISLEPALLLKGDVMVTCYHKGGRGTDRTLVFRVQFHTCTIHGPRLSFPKDQLDEAWADEKFPFQASVEFVFSSSPEKMKGNVPRNDPSVSVDYNTADPAVRWDSYENFNQHHEDSADGSLAHTRGPLDGSPYAQVQRAPRQTPPAPSPEPPPPPMLSVSSDSGHSSTLTTEPTAESPGRPPPSAAERQELDRLLGGCGVTSGGRGAGRETAILDDEEQPPMGGGPLLGIYSGHRPGLSRHCSCRQGYREPCGIPNGGYYRAEGTLERRRLPYGGYEGPPQGYAEASVEKRRLCRSLSEGPYPYPPELGKPANGDFGYRSPGYREVVILEDPGVPALCSCPACEEKLALPTAALYGLRLEREAGEGWAGEAGKPLLHPVRPGHPLPLLVPSCGHHHAPMPDYSCLKPHKAGEEGHEGCSYAICPEGRYGHPGYPALVTYGYGGAVPSYCPAYGRVPHSCGSPGEGRGYPSPSAHSPRAGSVSPGSPPYPQPRKLSYEIPAEEEGDKYPLPGHLSSAGPLASAVESPESVSWREGPSGHSTLPRSPRDAQGSASSELSGPSTPLHTSSPVQGKESSTRRQDTRSPTLAPTQRLSPGKALPRVSQGGTEKAPELPARSGPEPQSPSPFSPASPPSSPNDWPQERSPGSHSDGASPRGSVPTTLPGLRHAPWQGPRGPPDSPDGSPLTPVPTQMPWLVASPEPPQSSPTPAFPLAVSYDTNGPTQPPLPEKRHLPGSGQQPGPWGLEQASPPTRGTSHHVTFAPLLLDNTTQLPEPPTQENQSNVKFVQDTSKFWYKPHLSRDQAIALLKDKDPGAFLIRDSHSFQGAYGLALKVATPPPSAQAWKGDPLEQLVRHFLIETGPKGVKIKGCPSEPYFGSLSALVSQHSISPISLPCCLRIPSKDPLEETPEAPVPTNMSTAADLLRQGAACSVLYLTSVETESLTGPQAVARASSAALSCSPRPTPAVVHFKVSAQGITLTDNQRKLFFRRHYPVSSITFSSTDPQDRRWTNPDGTTSKIFGFVAKKPGSPWENVCHLFAELDPDQPAGAIVTFITKVLLGQRK from the exons ATGAAGTCCAGCAGCCCTGTGGAGAGGCTGCTCAGAGCCCTGGGGAGGAGGGACAGCAGCCGGGCCACCAGCAGGGTAGGAGTGCCTGCCGGCTGGGCAAAG CCTAGGAAAGCTGAGCCACATAGCTTCCGAGAGAAGGTTTTCCGGAAGAAAGCTCCAGTGTGTGCAGTGTGTAAAGTGACCATCGATGGGACAGGCGTCTCCTGTAGAG TCTGCAAGGTGGCCACACACAGAAAATGTGAATCAAAGGTAGGTATCTGGTTCTACCTGATGGTAGGGGTGGCGCTGGAgttcctttctcctccccagaTAGACTGCTCAGCCACACTTTACCCACCCTCCACCCCTGTCATCTCACCATTGGTGACCCACTCCTGGATG GTGACTTCCTCCTGTCAGGCCCTGCCCCCTGCAGAGCTG CGGCGAAACACGGCCCCAGTGAGGCGCATAGAGCACCTG GGATCCACCAAGTCCCTGAACCACTCAAGGCAGCGCAGCACTCTGCCCAG GAGCTTCAGCTTGGACCCACTCATGGAGCGGCGCTGGGACTTGGACCTCACCTACGTGACAGAGCGTATCTTGGCCGCCGCCTTCCCTGCTCGGCCAGATGAGCAGCGACACAGGGGCCACCTGCGAGAGCTGGCCCACGTGCTGCAATCCAAGCACCAGGACAAGTACTTG CTCTTCAACCTTTCAGAGAAAAGGCATGACCTTACCCGCCTGAACCCCAAG GTCCAGGACTTTGGCTGGCCTGAGCTGCATGCCCCACCTCTGGACAAACTGTGCTCCATCTGCAAGGCCATGGAGACCTGGCTCAGTGCCGACCCGCAGCATGTGGTGGTACTATACTGCAAG ggGAGCAAAGGCAAGCTTGGAGTCATCGTGTCTGCCTACATGCACTACAGCAAGATCTCTGCGGG GGCAGACCAGGCACTAGCTACTCTTACCATGCGAAAATTTTGCGAGGACAAGGTGGCCACAGAACTGCAGCCTTCCCAGCGCCG ATACATCAGCTATTTCAGTGGGCTGCTGTCTGGCTCCATCAGAATGAACAGCAGCCCTCTTTTCCTGCACTATGTGCTTGTGCCCATGCTGCCAGCCTTTGAACCCAGCACAG GCTTCCAGCCCTTCCTCAAAATATACCAGTCCATGCAGCTCGTGTACACATCTGGAGTCTA tcacATCGCAGGTCCTGGTCCCCAGCAGCTTTGCATTAGCTTGGAGCCAGCCCTTCTTCTCAAAGGCGACGTCATG gtaACCTGCTATCACAAGGGTGGCCGCGGGACAGACCGAACCCTTGTGTTCCGAGTCCAGTTCCACACATGCACCATCCATGGACCACGGCTTTCCTTCCCCAAGGACCAGCTGGATGAGGCCTGGGCTG ATGAGAAGTTCCCCTTCCAGGCCTCGGTGGAGTTTGTCTTCTCCTCAAGCCCAGAGAAGATGAAAG GCAACGTCCCCCGGAATGACCCCTCAGTCTCTGTGGACTACAACACTGCAGACCCTGCCGTCCGCTGGGACTCGTATGAGAATTTCAATCAGCACCACGAGGACAGTGCGGACG GCTCGCTGGCCCACACGCGGGGTCCCCTGGACGGCAGTCCTTATGCTCAGGTGCAGCGTGCCCCCCGCCAGACCCCGCCGGCACCCTCTCCagagccacccccaccccctatGCTCTCTGTCAGCAGCGACTCCGGCCATTCCTCCACGCTGACCACAGAGCCAACTGCCGAGTCCCCTGGCCGGCCGCCCCCGTCAGCTGCAGAGCGCCAAGAGCTCGATCGCCTCCTGGGAGGCTGTGGAGTGACCAGTGGGGGCCGGGGGGCAGGGCGTGAGACGGCCATCCTAGATGATGAGGAGCAGCCCCCCATGGGCGGAGGCCCCCTCCTTGGGATCTATTCAGGCCACAGGCCTGGCCTCAGCCGCCACTGCTCCTGCCGCCAGGGCTACCGGGAACCCTGTGGGATCCCCAATGGGGGCTACTACCGGGCCGAGGGAACCCTGGAGAGGCGGCGGCTGCCCTATGGGGGTTATGAGGGACCCCCGCAGGGCTATGCTGAGGCCTCTGTGGAAAAGAGGCGCCTCTGTCGATCACTGTCCGAGGGGCCATACCCCTACCCACCTGAGCTGGGGAAACCCGCCAATGGGGACTTCGGCTACCGCTCTCCGGGCTACCGGGAGGTGGTGATCTTGGAGGACCCTGGAGTGCCTGCCTTATGCTCATGCCCAGCATGTGAGGAAAAGCTGGCGCTGCCCACTGCAGCCCTGTATGGACTTCGGCTAGAGAGGGAGGCTGGAGAGGGGTGGGCTGGTGAAGCTGGCAAACCTCTCCTGCACCCAGTGCGGCCTGGGCACCCGTTGCCTCTGTTGGTGCCTTCCTGTGGGCACCACCATGCCCCGATGCCTGACTACAGCTGCCTGAAGCCACATAAGGCAGGCGAGGAAGGGCATGAGGGCTGCTCCTATGCCATTTGTCCAGAAGGCAGGTATGGGCATCCAGGGTACCCTGCCCTGGTGACCTATGGCTATGGAGGAGCAGTTCCCAGTTACTGCCCAGCATATGGCCGGGTGCCTCACAGCTGTGGATCTCCAGGCGAGGGCAGAGGGTATCCCAGCCCTAGTGCCCACTCACCACGGGCTGGCTCCGTTTCCCCTGGCAGCCCACCCTACCCACAACCCAGGAAGCTGAGCTATGAGATCCCTGCAGAAGAGGAAGGGGATAAGTACCCACTGCCCGGGCACCTGTCCTCAGCAGGACCCTTGGCATCTGCAG TGGAGTCACCTGAGTCAGTGTCCTGGAGGGAGGGCCCCAGTGGGCACAGCACACTGCCTCGGTCTCCCCGAGATGCCCAGGGCAGTGCCTCTTCAGAGCTGTCTGGTCCCTCTACACCCCTGCACACCAGCAGCCCAGTCCAGGGCAAGGAAAG CAGCACCCGAAGACAGGACACCAGGTCCCCCACCTTGGCACCCACTCAGAGACTGAGTCCTGGCAAGGCCTTGCCCCGTGTTTCCCAAGGAGGCACTGAAAAGGCACCTGAGCTGCCAGCTAGAAGTGGGCCTGAGCCTCAGAGTCCTAGCCccttctccccagcctcccctcccagcTCACCCAATGACTGGCCTCAGGAAAGAAGCCCAGGGAGCCACTCAGACGGTGCCAGTCCTCGGGGCTCTGTGCCCACTACACTGCCTGGTCTCCGTCATGCCCCCTGGCAGGGCCCTCGAGGCCCCCCAGATAGCCCAGATGGGTCTCCCCTCACCCCTGTGCCTACTCAGATGCCCTGGCTTGTGGCCAGCCCAGAGCCACCTCAGAGTTCACCCACACCTGCCTTCCCCCTCGCTGTATCCTATGACACCAATGGTCCCACTCAGCCTCCACTTCCTGAGAAACGCCACCTGCCAGGGTCCGGGCAACAGCCAGGACCCTGGGGTCTAGAGCAGGCATCACCACCAACCAGAGGTACCAGTCACCATGTCACCTTCGCACCTCTGCTCCTGGATAATACAACCCAACTGCCAG AGCCCCCTACACAAGAGAACCAAAGCAATGTCAAGTTTGTCCAGGATACATCTAAGTTCTGGTATAAGCCACACCTGTCCCGTGACCAAG CCATTGCCCTGCTGAAGGACAAGGACCCTGGGGCCTTTCTGATCAGGGACAGTCATTCATTCCAAGGAGCCTATGGGTTAGCCCTCAAGGTGGCTACACCTCCACCTAGTGCCCAGGCCTGGAAAG GGGACCCCTTGGAACAGCTAGTCCGCCATTTCCTCATTGAGACTGGGCCCAAAGGGGTGAAGATCAAAGGTTGTCCCAGTGAACCCTACTTTG GCAGCCTGTCCGCCCTGGTCTCCCAACACTCCATCTCCCCCATTTCCCTGCCCTGCTGCCTGCGCATTCCCAGCAAAG ATCCTCTGGAAGAGACTCCTGAGGCTCCAGTGCCCACCAACATGAGCACAGCAGCAGACCTGCTGCGCCAGGGTGCTG CATGCAGTGTACTGTACCTGACGTCAGTGGAGACAGAGTCACTGACTGGCCCTCAAGCTGTGGCCAGAGCCAGCTCTGCAGCTTTGAGCTGCAGCCCCCGCCCAACACCAGCTGTTGTCCACTTCAAGGTCTCAGCTCAGGGCATTACACTGACCGACAACCAAAGGAA GCTTTTCTTTCGCCGCCATTACCCAGTGAGCAGCATCACCTTCTCCAGCACTGACCCTCAGGACCGAAG ATGGACCAATCCAGATGGGACCACCTCCAA GATCTTTGGTTTTGTGGCCAAGAAGCCGGGTAGCCCCTGGGAAAATGTGTGTCACCTTTTTGCGGAGCTTGACCCAGATCAGCCTGCAGGTGCCATTGTCACCTTTATCACCAAAGTTCTACTAGGccagagaaaatga
- the Tns2 gene encoding tensin-2 isoform X13 produces the protein MIPTIQWEPETAPSLRSFQVTSSCQALPPAELRRNTAPVRRIEHLGSTKSLNHSRQRSTLPRSFSLDPLMERRWDLDLTYVTERILAAAFPARPDEQRHRGHLRELAHVLQSKHQDKYLLFNLSEKRHDLTRLNPKVQDFGWPELHAPPLDKLCSICKAMETWLSADPQHVVVLYCKGSKGKLGVIVSAYMHYSKISAGADQALATLTMRKFCEDKVATELQPSQRRYISYFSGLLSGSIRMNSSPLFLHYVLVPMLPAFEPSTGFQPFLKIYQSMQLVYTSGVYHIAGPGPQQLCISLEPALLLKGDVMVTCYHKGGRGTDRTLVFRVQFHTCTIHGPRLSFPKDQLDEAWADEKFPFQASVEFVFSSSPEKMKGNVPRNDPSVSVDYNTADPAVRWDSYENFNQHHEDSADGSLAHTRGPLDGSPYAQVQRAPRQTPPAPSPEPPPPPMLSVSSDSGHSSTLTTEPTAESPGRPPPSAAERQELDRLLGGCGVTSGGRGAGRETAILDDEEQPPMGGGPLLGIYSGHRPGLSRHCSCRQGYREPCGIPNGGYYRAEGTLERRRLPYGGYEGPPQGYAEASVEKRRLCRSLSEGPYPYPPELGKPANGDFGYRSPGYREVVILEDPGVPALCSCPACEEKLALPTAALYGLRLEREAGEGWAGEAGKPLLHPVRPGHPLPLLVPSCGHHHAPMPDYSCLKPHKAGEEGHEGCSYAICPEGRYGHPGYPALVTYGYGGAVPSYCPAYGRVPHSCGSPGEGRGYPSPSAHSPRAGSVSPGSPPYPQPRKLSYEIPAEEEGDKYPLPGHLSSAGPLASAVESPESVSWREGPSGHSTLPRSPRDAQGSASSELSGPSTPLHTSSPVQGKESSTRRQDTRSPTLAPTQRLSPGKALPRVSQGGTEKAPELPARSGPEPQSPSPFSPASPPSSPNDWPQERSPGSHSDGASPRGSVPTTLPGLRHAPWQGPRGPPDSPDGSPLTPVPTQMPWLVASPEPPQSSPTPAFPLAVSYDTNGPTQPPLPEKRHLPGSGQQPGPWGLEQASPPTRGTSHHVTFAPLLLDNTTQLPEPPTQENQSNVKFVQDTSKFWYKPHLSRDQAIALLKDKDPGAFLIRDSHSFQGAYGLALKVATPPPSAQAWKGDPLEQLVRHFLIETGPKGVKIKGCPSEPYFGSLSALVSQHSISPISLPCCLRIPSKDPLEETPEAPVPTNMSTAADLLRQGAGRDLSFFSLSMACSVLYLTSVETESLTGPQAVARASSAALSCSPRPTPAVVHFKVSAQGITLTDNQRKLFFRRHYPVSSITFSSTDPQDRRWTNPDGTTSKIFGFVAKKPGSPWENVCHLFAELDPDQPAGAIVTFITKVLLGQRK, from the exons ATGATACCCACTATCCAATGGGAACCTGAGACAGCCCCATCTCTGAGGAGCTTTCAG GTGACTTCCTCCTGTCAGGCCCTGCCCCCTGCAGAGCTG CGGCGAAACACGGCCCCAGTGAGGCGCATAGAGCACCTG GGATCCACCAAGTCCCTGAACCACTCAAGGCAGCGCAGCACTCTGCCCAG GAGCTTCAGCTTGGACCCACTCATGGAGCGGCGCTGGGACTTGGACCTCACCTACGTGACAGAGCGTATCTTGGCCGCCGCCTTCCCTGCTCGGCCAGATGAGCAGCGACACAGGGGCCACCTGCGAGAGCTGGCCCACGTGCTGCAATCCAAGCACCAGGACAAGTACTTG CTCTTCAACCTTTCAGAGAAAAGGCATGACCTTACCCGCCTGAACCCCAAG GTCCAGGACTTTGGCTGGCCTGAGCTGCATGCCCCACCTCTGGACAAACTGTGCTCCATCTGCAAGGCCATGGAGACCTGGCTCAGTGCCGACCCGCAGCATGTGGTGGTACTATACTGCAAG ggGAGCAAAGGCAAGCTTGGAGTCATCGTGTCTGCCTACATGCACTACAGCAAGATCTCTGCGGG GGCAGACCAGGCACTAGCTACTCTTACCATGCGAAAATTTTGCGAGGACAAGGTGGCCACAGAACTGCAGCCTTCCCAGCGCCG ATACATCAGCTATTTCAGTGGGCTGCTGTCTGGCTCCATCAGAATGAACAGCAGCCCTCTTTTCCTGCACTATGTGCTTGTGCCCATGCTGCCAGCCTTTGAACCCAGCACAG GCTTCCAGCCCTTCCTCAAAATATACCAGTCCATGCAGCTCGTGTACACATCTGGAGTCTA tcacATCGCAGGTCCTGGTCCCCAGCAGCTTTGCATTAGCTTGGAGCCAGCCCTTCTTCTCAAAGGCGACGTCATG gtaACCTGCTATCACAAGGGTGGCCGCGGGACAGACCGAACCCTTGTGTTCCGAGTCCAGTTCCACACATGCACCATCCATGGACCACGGCTTTCCTTCCCCAAGGACCAGCTGGATGAGGCCTGGGCTG ATGAGAAGTTCCCCTTCCAGGCCTCGGTGGAGTTTGTCTTCTCCTCAAGCCCAGAGAAGATGAAAG GCAACGTCCCCCGGAATGACCCCTCAGTCTCTGTGGACTACAACACTGCAGACCCTGCCGTCCGCTGGGACTCGTATGAGAATTTCAATCAGCACCACGAGGACAGTGCGGACG GCTCGCTGGCCCACACGCGGGGTCCCCTGGACGGCAGTCCTTATGCTCAGGTGCAGCGTGCCCCCCGCCAGACCCCGCCGGCACCCTCTCCagagccacccccaccccctatGCTCTCTGTCAGCAGCGACTCCGGCCATTCCTCCACGCTGACCACAGAGCCAACTGCCGAGTCCCCTGGCCGGCCGCCCCCGTCAGCTGCAGAGCGCCAAGAGCTCGATCGCCTCCTGGGAGGCTGTGGAGTGACCAGTGGGGGCCGGGGGGCAGGGCGTGAGACGGCCATCCTAGATGATGAGGAGCAGCCCCCCATGGGCGGAGGCCCCCTCCTTGGGATCTATTCAGGCCACAGGCCTGGCCTCAGCCGCCACTGCTCCTGCCGCCAGGGCTACCGGGAACCCTGTGGGATCCCCAATGGGGGCTACTACCGGGCCGAGGGAACCCTGGAGAGGCGGCGGCTGCCCTATGGGGGTTATGAGGGACCCCCGCAGGGCTATGCTGAGGCCTCTGTGGAAAAGAGGCGCCTCTGTCGATCACTGTCCGAGGGGCCATACCCCTACCCACCTGAGCTGGGGAAACCCGCCAATGGGGACTTCGGCTACCGCTCTCCGGGCTACCGGGAGGTGGTGATCTTGGAGGACCCTGGAGTGCCTGCCTTATGCTCATGCCCAGCATGTGAGGAAAAGCTGGCGCTGCCCACTGCAGCCCTGTATGGACTTCGGCTAGAGAGGGAGGCTGGAGAGGGGTGGGCTGGTGAAGCTGGCAAACCTCTCCTGCACCCAGTGCGGCCTGGGCACCCGTTGCCTCTGTTGGTGCCTTCCTGTGGGCACCACCATGCCCCGATGCCTGACTACAGCTGCCTGAAGCCACATAAGGCAGGCGAGGAAGGGCATGAGGGCTGCTCCTATGCCATTTGTCCAGAAGGCAGGTATGGGCATCCAGGGTACCCTGCCCTGGTGACCTATGGCTATGGAGGAGCAGTTCCCAGTTACTGCCCAGCATATGGCCGGGTGCCTCACAGCTGTGGATCTCCAGGCGAGGGCAGAGGGTATCCCAGCCCTAGTGCCCACTCACCACGGGCTGGCTCCGTTTCCCCTGGCAGCCCACCCTACCCACAACCCAGGAAGCTGAGCTATGAGATCCCTGCAGAAGAGGAAGGGGATAAGTACCCACTGCCCGGGCACCTGTCCTCAGCAGGACCCTTGGCATCTGCAG TGGAGTCACCTGAGTCAGTGTCCTGGAGGGAGGGCCCCAGTGGGCACAGCACACTGCCTCGGTCTCCCCGAGATGCCCAGGGCAGTGCCTCTTCAGAGCTGTCTGGTCCCTCTACACCCCTGCACACCAGCAGCCCAGTCCAGGGCAAGGAAAG CAGCACCCGAAGACAGGACACCAGGTCCCCCACCTTGGCACCCACTCAGAGACTGAGTCCTGGCAAGGCCTTGCCCCGTGTTTCCCAAGGAGGCACTGAAAAGGCACCTGAGCTGCCAGCTAGAAGTGGGCCTGAGCCTCAGAGTCCTAGCCccttctccccagcctcccctcccagcTCACCCAATGACTGGCCTCAGGAAAGAAGCCCAGGGAGCCACTCAGACGGTGCCAGTCCTCGGGGCTCTGTGCCCACTACACTGCCTGGTCTCCGTCATGCCCCCTGGCAGGGCCCTCGAGGCCCCCCAGATAGCCCAGATGGGTCTCCCCTCACCCCTGTGCCTACTCAGATGCCCTGGCTTGTGGCCAGCCCAGAGCCACCTCAGAGTTCACCCACACCTGCCTTCCCCCTCGCTGTATCCTATGACACCAATGGTCCCACTCAGCCTCCACTTCCTGAGAAACGCCACCTGCCAGGGTCCGGGCAACAGCCAGGACCCTGGGGTCTAGAGCAGGCATCACCACCAACCAGAGGTACCAGTCACCATGTCACCTTCGCACCTCTGCTCCTGGATAATACAACCCAACTGCCAG AGCCCCCTACACAAGAGAACCAAAGCAATGTCAAGTTTGTCCAGGATACATCTAAGTTCTGGTATAAGCCACACCTGTCCCGTGACCAAG CCATTGCCCTGCTGAAGGACAAGGACCCTGGGGCCTTTCTGATCAGGGACAGTCATTCATTCCAAGGAGCCTATGGGTTAGCCCTCAAGGTGGCTACACCTCCACCTAGTGCCCAGGCCTGGAAAG GGGACCCCTTGGAACAGCTAGTCCGCCATTTCCTCATTGAGACTGGGCCCAAAGGGGTGAAGATCAAAGGTTGTCCCAGTGAACCCTACTTTG GCAGCCTGTCCGCCCTGGTCTCCCAACACTCCATCTCCCCCATTTCCCTGCCCTGCTGCCTGCGCATTCCCAGCAAAG ATCCTCTGGAAGAGACTCCTGAGGCTCCAGTGCCCACCAACATGAGCACAGCAGCAGACCTGCTGCGCCAGGGTGCTGGTAGAgacctctctttcttctccctctctatgG CATGCAGTGTACTGTACCTGACGTCAGTGGAGACAGAGTCACTGACTGGCCCTCAAGCTGTGGCCAGAGCCAGCTCTGCAGCTTTGAGCTGCAGCCCCCGCCCAACACCAGCTGTTGTCCACTTCAAGGTCTCAGCTCAGGGCATTACACTGACCGACAACCAAAGGAA GCTTTTCTTTCGCCGCCATTACCCAGTGAGCAGCATCACCTTCTCCAGCACTGACCCTCAGGACCGAAG ATGGACCAATCCAGATGGGACCACCTCCAA GATCTTTGGTTTTGTGGCCAAGAAGCCGGGTAGCCCCTGGGAAAATGTGTGTCACCTTTTTGCGGAGCTTGACCCAGATCAGCCTGCAGGTGCCATTGTCACCTTTATCACCAAAGTTCTACTAGGccagagaaaatga